The following coding sequences are from one bacterium SCSIO 12741 window:
- a CDS encoding bifunctional folylpolyglutamate synthase/dihydrofolate synthase, translated as MTYEQTLEYLFQQLPMYQRVGKAAYKADLKTTEDLMEVLNHPYRDFPSIHLAGTNGKGSTAHMLASMLQEEGYRVGLYTSPHLKDFRERIKINGEMIPQDKVVHFVELNRKSFEALQLSFFEWTVGLAFSYFKDEKVDIAVIETGMGGRLDSTNVITPLVSIITNIGLDHTRFLGDTIEKIAAEKAGIIKAEIPVVLGKMNEQAQKVIRSRAEELNSACIDSSERDLPTYPSDLLGSYQQENQKTALAAISLLGQTGFPVSKDGIEQGLRRVSQNTGLMGRWQKLSEAPLTICDTAHNTHGLIPVMDQVSRLDVKTKHFVIGMVDDKNVEDALGLFPKDAQYYFCQPSIPRALNEKILVEKAHQLGLNGNSWGSVKNAWKAAQEAAQSEDLIYIGGSTFVVAEVVE; from the coding sequence ATGACCTACGAGCAAACGCTGGAATACCTGTTTCAACAATTACCCATGTATCAACGGGTGGGAAAAGCGGCCTACAAAGCAGATCTTAAGACCACTGAAGACCTAATGGAGGTTTTAAATCATCCCTACCGCGACTTTCCAAGTATTCATTTGGCTGGAACCAATGGTAAGGGAAGTACGGCCCACATGCTGGCTTCGATGCTTCAGGAAGAAGGATACCGGGTGGGATTATACACCTCCCCGCACTTAAAGGACTTTAGAGAACGGATCAAGATCAATGGGGAGATGATCCCCCAAGATAAAGTGGTGCATTTTGTTGAGCTGAATCGGAAATCTTTTGAAGCGCTTCAACTCTCCTTTTTCGAATGGACGGTAGGTCTTGCATTCTCCTACTTTAAAGATGAAAAGGTGGATATTGCCGTCATAGAAACCGGTATGGGCGGACGCCTGGACTCCACGAATGTTATTACTCCATTGGTTTCCATTATCACCAATATTGGACTGGATCATACCCGGTTTTTGGGTGATACCATTGAAAAAATTGCGGCAGAAAAAGCAGGGATCATAAAGGCCGAAATACCCGTTGTATTGGGAAAAATGAACGAGCAGGCCCAAAAGGTCATCCGCTCCCGAGCAGAAGAATTGAACAGTGCCTGCATCGATTCCAGTGAGAGAGACCTACCGACTTATCCCTCCGATTTATTGGGGAGCTACCAGCAAGAAAATCAAAAAACGGCTTTAGCAGCTATCTCCCTATTAGGCCAGACCGGCTTTCCAGTTTCTAAAGACGGTATTGAGCAAGGCTTGAGAAGGGTATCCCAAAATACCGGGTTGATGGGGCGATGGCAGAAGCTTTCCGAAGCCCCGCTAACGATCTGCGACACTGCCCATAACACGCATGGACTGATTCCGGTAATGGATCAGGTAAGCCGATTGGATGTTAAGACCAAACATTTTGTCATCGGAATGGTTGATGACAAGAATGTAGAAGACGCCCTCGGACTTTTTCCAAAAGATGCTCAGTACTACTTCTGTCAACCTTCTATTCCGAGAGCTTTGAACGAAAAAATCCTGGTAGAAAAGGCCCATCAATTAGGCCTAAATGGAAATAGCTGGGGTTCGGTCAAAAATGCCTGGAAGGCAGCCCAGGAAGCCGCCCAGTCTGAGGATCTGATTTACATCGGAGGAAGCACCTTTGTTGTAGCAGAGGTCGTCGAATAA
- a CDS encoding energy transducer TonB produces the protein MNIPVDIKSRRRGLIGTIIIHLILLILFAIYGLTHPIPLPSVGIPVNFGTTDMGSGDENPQNAGEPVPVETETMEPEQATSAPEPTPTEVAEEPVITQDQVETLTTPQQEEETTTQPTETTEPPEEVTEPVEEPKPQISDNLSQALNRMKTQQGEGSEGPDDHVPGNAGEPDGDDGPNYHGTPGDGDQDGDGGNGNYSLGNRLALVKEKPEYECDEYGIVVMTVKVDRTGTTVDAKVRPKGSTNLADCLVRKAKEAALQTRWQADDSAPEYQIGTVTYNFSIER, from the coding sequence ATGAACATTCCGGTAGACATAAAAAGTAGAAGACGAGGACTGATCGGTACGATCATTATTCACCTTATTCTGCTCATTTTGTTTGCCATTTATGGACTTACTCATCCCATCCCCCTACCTTCTGTAGGTATTCCGGTAAACTTCGGGACCACAGATATGGGAAGTGGCGATGAAAATCCTCAAAATGCGGGAGAACCGGTACCGGTAGAAACCGAAACCATGGAACCTGAACAAGCTACATCAGCTCCCGAGCCTACTCCTACAGAGGTAGCTGAAGAGCCAGTCATTACTCAAGATCAGGTTGAGACTCTGACCACTCCTCAGCAGGAAGAAGAAACGACTACTCAACCTACCGAAACCACTGAACCACCGGAAGAGGTGACCGAACCGGTTGAAGAACCAAAACCTCAAATCAGTGACAATCTATCGCAGGCACTCAATCGCATGAAAACCCAACAAGGTGAAGGTTCTGAAGGCCCCGATGATCATGTACCTGGTAATGCAGGCGAACCTGATGGCGACGATGGGCCTAACTACCACGGAACCCCTGGAGATGGCGATCAAGATGGTGATGGAGGGAACGGAAATTACTCCTTAGGAAACCGCCTGGCGCTGGTCAAGGAAAAGCCCGAGTACGAATGCGACGAATACGGAATCGTTGTAATGACCGTGAAAGTTGATCGTACGGGTACCACTGTGGATGCGAAGGTTCGCCCCAAAGGATCCACCAACCTGGCCGATTGCCTGGTAAGAAAAGCCAAAGAAGCCGCCTTACAAACCCGCTGGCAAGCGGATGATAGCGCCCCCGAATACCAAATCGGAACGGTGACTTATAATTTCAGCATCGAGCGATAA
- a CDS encoding biopolymer transporter ExbD, translating into MAIRSRNKVSVAFSMSSMTDIVFLLLIFFIIVSTMVTPNALKVLLPKSASKATSPKTVAVAISEDNKFYVNNQLVSPENLESKIVSEMGQAEKKGIILSGDQRSTLEYAVKVMDIANRHHYEFILATRAK; encoded by the coding sequence ATGGCCATTCGCTCCAGAAATAAAGTCAGTGTAGCCTTCTCGATGTCGTCGATGACCGATATCGTATTCTTGCTGCTCATCTTTTTCATCATCGTGTCCACCATGGTTACTCCTAATGCCTTGAAGGTTTTGTTGCCTAAGAGTGCATCTAAGGCTACCTCGCCGAAAACCGTTGCCGTGGCTATCTCTGAGGACAATAAGTTTTACGTCAACAACCAGCTGGTTTCTCCAGAAAATCTGGAAAGTAAAATAGTAAGCGAAATGGGTCAGGCTGAGAAAAAGGGAATCATTCTTAGCGGAGATCAACGCTCTACTTTGGAATATGCGGTAAAAGTGATGGACATTGCCAACCGTCACCACTACGAATTTATATTAGCCACCCGAGCCAAGTAA
- a CDS encoding MotA/TolQ/ExbB proton channel family protein, with translation MIYTLLQQVSMGADAAASDSLATEAPTEGTISILELIANGGWYIMGPLGILSVVAVYIFIERFLAIQKSQKLNPTFMNQMKDFIYDGKMDAARDLCKKNQTPFSRMLFKGVNRIGKPLNEISASIENAGKLEVYNLEKSLSTLATIAGAAPMIGFLGTVIGMINTFHEMYAAGNAVEISNLAGGIMQAMVTTAAGLVIGIIAYVGYNLLVAKVDKVVHKMEATSIEFIDMLQDPVK, from the coding sequence ATGATATACACCTTATTGCAGCAGGTATCCATGGGTGCTGATGCCGCAGCATCCGATTCACTTGCCACAGAGGCTCCAACTGAAGGAACAATTTCAATTTTGGAATTAATTGCCAATGGGGGCTGGTACATAATGGGACCTCTCGGCATTTTGTCCGTAGTGGCGGTTTATATCTTCATCGAACGGTTTTTAGCCATTCAAAAATCCCAGAAACTCAATCCTACTTTCATGAATCAAATGAAAGATTTCATCTACGATGGAAAAATGGATGCAGCCCGGGATCTCTGTAAAAAGAATCAAACTCCCTTTTCCCGTATGTTGTTCAAAGGTGTTAACCGCATCGGAAAGCCCTTGAATGAGATCAGTGCATCCATCGAAAATGCTGGAAAACTGGAGGTCTACAACCTCGAAAAATCACTTTCAACTCTGGCTACCATTGCTGGTGCTGCACCCATGATTGGATTTTTGGGTACAGTTATTGGAATGATCAACACATTCCATGAAATGTATGCAGCTGGAAACGCTGTGGAAATTTCAAATTTGGCCGGAGGTATCATGCAGGCCATGGTAACTACAGCCGCTGGATTGGTGATCGGAATTATTGCTTACGTTGGGTATAACCTGCTCGTTGCCAAGGTGGACAAAGTGGTTCACAAAATGGAGGCTACCTCCATCGAGTTCATCGACATGTTGCAAGACCCAGTGAAATAA
- the nhaD gene encoding sodium:proton antiporter NhaD, with translation MEILMVVIFVLGYLAIAMEHPLKIDKAATAMVTGVLCWTIYIVSGPTIVDPANVPDGDFYHYIVHDHHHKAGLLYHLSEIASILFFLLGAMTVVELIDAYEGFAVVTKRIKTTKKVTLMWTLCIVAFFFSAVLDNLTTAIVMAALLKKLIRNRRVMWLFAGMIIISANAGGAWSPIGDVTTIMLWIGGQVTAMNIIVGVFTPSLVCMLVPLIILTFRLKGDVMRPMEPENKEEHLHVKIEDWERNLVFSLGVGALLFVPLFKTLTHLPPFMGILMGLGFLWMVTAVLNRNKPKYSLNETTVEGVLTKIDTPSVLFFLGILLAVASLQSAGQLGQLAVWLDETVGNIYVINIVIGVLSSIVDNVPLVAAASGMYPIAATGDFAQDGAFWEFLAYCAGTGGSCLIIGSAAGVAIMGILKIDFLWYIKKISLLALVGYLCGAATYLLIN, from the coding sequence ATGGAAATATTAATGGTCGTCATCTTTGTGTTGGGCTATCTCGCTATAGCCATGGAACACCCATTGAAAATAGATAAAGCGGCCACGGCAATGGTGACCGGTGTACTTTGTTGGACCATCTACATCGTAAGTGGTCCTACCATCGTGGATCCGGCCAACGTTCCTGATGGAGACTTCTATCATTACATTGTTCATGATCACCACCATAAGGCAGGGCTACTCTACCATTTGAGTGAGATCGCTTCCATCCTCTTCTTCCTCTTAGGAGCAATGACGGTAGTGGAATTGATCGATGCTTATGAAGGTTTTGCCGTAGTTACCAAACGGATTAAAACAACGAAGAAGGTCACCCTGATGTGGACCTTGTGTATTGTTGCTTTCTTTTTCTCCGCTGTACTGGATAACCTTACCACGGCCATTGTGATGGCTGCCCTGCTCAAAAAGCTAATACGTAACCGAAGGGTGATGTGGCTGTTTGCGGGTATGATCATTATCTCGGCCAATGCCGGTGGTGCCTGGTCTCCTATCGGTGACGTAACCACCATCATGCTTTGGATCGGTGGTCAGGTAACGGCTATGAACATTATTGTTGGTGTGTTTACACCGAGTTTGGTTTGTATGCTGGTTCCATTAATCATCCTTACCTTCCGTTTGAAAGGAGATGTGATGAGGCCCATGGAACCGGAGAATAAAGAAGAACATCTACACGTGAAGATTGAGGATTGGGAGAGAAACCTGGTATTCAGTTTAGGAGTAGGTGCATTGTTGTTTGTTCCCCTTTTTAAAACCTTGACGCACCTTCCTCCATTCATGGGAATTTTGATGGGTCTTGGTTTCCTTTGGATGGTTACCGCAGTACTCAACAGAAACAAACCTAAGTATAGCTTGAACGAAACTACCGTTGAAGGTGTTTTGACCAAAATTGATACCCCCAGTGTATTGTTCTTCCTTGGTATTCTATTGGCTGTAGCGAGTCTTCAGTCTGCCGGACAATTGGGACAGCTGGCCGTTTGGTTGGATGAAACAGTGGGGAATATCTACGTGATCAACATCGTGATTGGAGTTCTTTCTTCCATCGTGGACAACGTGCCATTGGTAGCCGCGGCAAGCGGTATGTATCCGATTGCGGCTACAGGTGACTTTGCTCAAGATGGTGCCTTCTGGGAATTTTTGGCCTACTGTGCCGGTACCGGAGGAAGCTGTTTGATTATCGGGTCTGCAGCTGGTGTAGCTATTATGGGGATTTTGAAAATTGACTTCCTGTGGTACATCAAGAAAATCTCCCTACTTGCCCTAGTTGGTTACCTGTGTGGAGCTGCAACCTACCTCTTGATTAACTAA
- a CDS encoding Glu/Leu/Phe/Val dehydrogenase: MKDLLDKFENKTPEIVFEWHDAETEAKGWVVINSLRGGAAGGGTRMRVGLDKREVESLAKTMEVKFTVAGPAIGGAKSGINFDPNDPRKEGVLRRWYKAVTPLLKHYYGTGGDLNVDEIHEVIPITEDCGIWHPQEGVFNGHFQPTEPQKINRIGQLRRGVLKEIEDNYFSPEPSRKYCVADMITGFGVAESVRHYYDIWGGSLEGKRVIVQGWGNVGSAGAYFLSQNGAKVVGIIDRPGGLIKEDGFSAEEIRQLFLDKDGNKLAAENMLSFDEVNAKIWDLKAEVFIPCAASRLITRDQVDRMKASGMEVIAAGANVPFADPEIFFGPIADYTDNHISIIPDFISNCGMARVFGYLMSNDHVDMSDKGIFDDTSNIIRKALEDVYAKSENKTNIAKTAFEIALTQLV; encoded by the coding sequence ATGAAAGATCTTCTCGATAAATTCGAAAACAAAACTCCTGAGATTGTTTTTGAATGGCATGATGCCGAAACCGAAGCCAAAGGATGGGTTGTAATCAATTCTTTGCGTGGTGGAGCAGCGGGTGGTGGAACTCGTATGCGTGTTGGACTGGACAAACGTGAAGTAGAATCACTTGCCAAAACGATGGAAGTGAAATTCACTGTAGCCGGACCTGCTATTGGTGGTGCCAAATCGGGAATCAACTTTGATCCGAACGATCCGAGAAAAGAAGGTGTGCTTAGAAGATGGTACAAAGCCGTAACTCCTTTGCTCAAGCATTACTACGGAACCGGTGGAGACCTTAACGTGGACGAAATTCACGAAGTTATTCCCATTACCGAAGATTGCGGAATCTGGCACCCACAAGAAGGGGTTTTCAATGGACACTTCCAGCCTACTGAACCTCAAAAAATTAACCGCATCGGACAATTGCGTCGCGGTGTGTTGAAAGAAATTGAAGATAATTATTTCTCTCCTGAGCCAAGCCGCAAGTATTGCGTAGCTGATATGATTACTGGATTTGGTGTAGCTGAATCGGTAAGACACTACTACGATATCTGGGGTGGATCTTTGGAAGGAAAAAGAGTAATCGTTCAAGGATGGGGAAATGTAGGTTCTGCAGGAGCTTATTTCCTTAGCCAGAATGGCGCCAAAGTTGTCGGAATCATCGATCGTCCCGGTGGATTGATCAAGGAAGACGGATTTAGTGCAGAAGAAATCCGTCAGCTTTTCCTGGATAAAGACGGAAACAAGCTGGCCGCTGAAAACATGCTTTCTTTTGATGAAGTAAACGCCAAGATTTGGGATTTGAAAGCCGAGGTTTTCATTCCTTGTGCCGCTTCTCGTTTGATTACTCGTGATCAAGTAGATCGCATGAAAGCTTCCGGAATGGAAGTTATTGCTGCTGGTGCCAACGTACCCTTTGCAGATCCAGAAATCTTCTTCGGTCCGATTGCAGATTACACGGACAACCACATTTCCATTATTCCTGACTTTATTTCCAACTGTGGAATGGCTCGGGTTTTTGGTTACTTAATGAGTAACGATCACGTGGACATGTCGGATAAGGGAATTTTTGATGATACGTCCAACATCATCCGTAAGGCTTTGGAAGACGTTTATGCCAAAAGTGAGAACAAAACCAACATTGCTAAGACTGCTTTTGAAATCGCATTGACTCAATTAGTTTAA